From the Tenacibaculum dicentrarchi genome, the window AAAATGCGAAACAGGCAATTTATTCTTTTACAGGAGCAGTTTTTAAAGGTATTGATGTAAATTCTTTATCCGAAGAAAAAATACCAACTTTACAAAATAATCTTAGAATTTTATCAGGATTATATGGCTTATTAAAACCTTTAGATTTAATTCAACCGTATCGTTTGGAAATGAAAACGAAATTAAAAGTAGGCGAAACCGAGAATTTATATAAATTTTGGAATAATGAATTGGTAAATTCGTTAAATGATGAGTTAGAAGACGGAGAATTATTAGTAAACTTAGCGAGTTTAGAATATTTTAAAGCTTTGCCTAAAAAACTTTTAAAAGTACCAATGATAACGCCTGTTTTTAAAGATTTTAAAAATGGCGAATATAAAACTATCATGACTTTTGCTAAAAAAGCAAGAGGATTAATGGCGCGTTATATTATCGAAAATAATGTTAAAACAATAGAAGAATTAAAAGGTTTTAATATTGATAATTATGGTTTTTCTGAAGAAATGTCAACTGAAACGGAATTATATTTTACTAGATAAAATGATTAAAAAAACTCTGAAATTAGCTATTTTATCAACATTGTTTTTGTTGATTGCCATTTATTTGTGTAATTTTTTAATAGAAAAACAAACAAAAGATAAACTGTATTCTAGCGTAACTGAAATCCCGAAACATAAAGTCGGGCTTGTTTTAGGTACATCAAAACATTTGTTAAATGGGCGTGTAAATTTATATTATAAGTATAGAATACGTGCGGCTATATCATTATATAAATCAGGGAAAATTACTTTTATTATTGTGAGTGGTGATAATAGCACCGAAAAATATGACGAGCCAACTACTTTTAAAAACGATTTGATAAAAGCGGGTATTCCTGCGGATAAAATATTTTTAGATTACGCAGGTTTCCGAACTTTAGATTCTGTTGTAAGAGTAAAAGAAATATTCGGACAAACAGATGTTACTATTATTTCTCAAAAATTTCATAATGAAAGAGCTATTTATTTGGCAAATCATTTTGGAGTTAAAGCAATCGGATTTAATGCTAAAGATGTTTCTGGTAGATATGGGCTAAAAGTTCAATTAAGAGAATATTTAGCCCGAGTAAAAGTATTTGTTGATATTTTATTTAATGTGCAACCGAAATTTTTAGGGAAATCAATAGAAGTGAAATAGGTTGTTTTTTAGAAAAAAATGATTAATTTCTTTTTAGATAGCTAATATCTAACCTGTTTTTACCTTTTTTATTTTCTGTAAATTTAGTAGATACACATTCGTTACAAATAACTTCTCTTTCATTATTAAAATAATCAGTAACTGTTATTTTATTATTTTTGATGTGTTTCGCAATTGTTTTGAATCTTGTTTTATAAATAGCAGTGTTTAAAAGTTTTTCTTTTAAAACTGCTTCGTTCTGATTTCCTAAAACATACATTTTTAATAAAAAATCATTACAGCCGTTGATACTAAAAGCGTATTCAAAACCTTCTTCTTTGTAAAATTCTAATTTTAGTTGATTAAAAGCAGGGTCTATATCATAATTGGTTTTATACTCTTCTTTAAAGATGCGTTTATTTTTCATTGCAGACATAGCACAATCAATATAGTTTAGTGATATTATTTTACCATTTTTAAATCCAAGATGCGTATTTATATGATAAATAGGGAATTTATTTATGTTACTTTGATGGCTTGTACTTATTTTAATAATAGGTGTTTTGTTTTTAAATCCGTCAATATTATAGATGTAATTAGAGAAATCGCCAAAGCCAAAATACCCGATATAATCTATATTTTTTGGCGATTTTATTTGAACAATACCATAAGAAACCATAAATTCATTTCCACCGTCACTAGTATCCGTTATTTTTGCCCACATATCTTGTGTACCATCTTTATTAAAATCATTTAAACTTTCGTCATAGAGTTCTATATCTACAGTACCTAATGTAAAATTATGGTCTAAATTATAAATAATATAATATTTTCCAATAGAATAGCCCTTATATATAGAGAAAAGCTCTGTTAGATATTTTTTACGAAAACTATCTCTTATTTTTTCATTATCAGTTTTACAGGATTGAAATAAAAAGAAACTAAGGATTATAATGGTTATTTTTTCTTTCATGTTTTTTGAATAAACATTTGTTATGTTCTTTAGATGAATAAATTTAATAAATAAAATTTTTAAGTTCTGATATAAGAAAGTAAATTACTTTATTAAAAAACAAAAACCCTCTTAAAAAGAGGGTTTTTATAGTTTTTTTATAATGATGATTTTTTTAACAAGCTGCTAAACCAACAGTAATTGCTAAACCACCTTCAGAGGTTTCTTTATACTTTCTGTTCATATCTTTTGCAGTTTCCCACATAGTATCGATAACTTTATCTAAAGGAACTAACGATTCTTTAGGATTAGTTTCTAAGGCTAATTCGGTAGCATTAATAGCTTTAATTGCTCCCATAGCATTACGTTCAATACAAGGTATTTGAACTAAACCACCAATAGGGTCGCAAGTTAAACCTAAATGATGTTCCATTGCTATTTCCGCTGCAACTAAGCATTGCCCAGGACTTCCTCCTAAAAGCTCTGTAAGTGCTCCCGCTGCCATTGCTGATGATACGCCAATTTCTGCCTGACAACCGCCCATGGCTGCCGATATGGTTGCATTTTTCTTGAAAACACTTCCAATTTCACCTGCAACTAATAAGAATTTTTTGATGTGTTCAAAATCAGCTTTATGATTTTCTATTACTAAATAATACATTAAAACGGCAGGGATTACACCTGCACTTCCATTTGTAGGAGCGGTTACAACTCTACCTAAAGCGGCGTTTACTTCATTTACAGATAGTGCTAAACAGCTTACCCATTTTAATATTTCACGAAATTTTACTTCGGTACTTCTAATGGCGGTAATCCATTCTTGTTGGTTGTTGTAAGTAGCATCTTTAATTAGTTTAGTATGTGTGTCAAAAGCTCTACGTTTTACATTTAATCCACCTGGTAAAATACCATCTGTATGACAACCAATATACATACATTCGAGCATGGTATCCCAAACACGTTTTAACTCTGCATCAATTTCTTCAGAAGATTTTAAAACCAATTCATTCTGATACACAATTTCAGAAATATTTTTGCCTTCTTTTTCGCAATAATCTTCTAATTGTGTGGCTCTGTTTATAGGATATGGAAAGTTTACTTCGTTTATTTCGGTATCTTGAGTTACTTTTATTTCTTCTTGAATAACAAAACCACCCCCGATAGAATAATAGGTTTCTGTAGATATTTCTTTTCCTTTGCAAAAACCTCTAAAAATTAATCCATTAGAGTGAAAAGGTAAGAAGTTTTTATTAAAAACAACATTTTCAATAGAAAAAACCAATTGTTTTTCGGCATTAAAATGCAAGCGTTTTGTTTCTTTTATTTTATTGATAATTGTTTCAATACTATCAACAGGAATGTATTCAGGATCGGTACCACTTAAACCTAGTAAAACGGCTAAATCAGTTGCATGACCTGTTCCTGTTAACGATAAAGAACCGTATAGGTCTATTTTAATACCATCAATAGTATTAAAAACACGCTCTTTTTTTAATTTTTCAATCCATTGTTGGGCAGCTCTCCAAGGACCTAAAGTGTGTGAACTTGAGGGACCTACGCCAATTTTAAGCATATCAAAAACACTAATAAATTGAGACATAAA encodes:
- the yaaA gene encoding peroxide stress protein YaaA; its protein translation is MKIIISPAKSLDFETKASTKLYSQPRFLEYSTKLNTKLKTLSKQDLSDLMKISDDLSNLNYQRNQDWQTPFNLENAKQAIYSFTGAVFKGIDVNSLSEEKIPTLQNNLRILSGLYGLLKPLDLIQPYRLEMKTKLKVGETENLYKFWNNELVNSLNDELEDGELLVNLASLEYFKALPKKLLKVPMITPVFKDFKNGEYKTIMTFAKKARGLMARYIIENNVKTIEELKGFNIDNYGFSEEMSTETELYFTR
- a CDS encoding ElyC/SanA/YdcF family protein gives rise to the protein MIKKTLKLAILSTLFLLIAIYLCNFLIEKQTKDKLYSSVTEIPKHKVGLVLGTSKHLLNGRVNLYYKYRIRAAISLYKSGKITFIIVSGDNSTEKYDEPTTFKNDLIKAGIPADKIFLDYAGFRTLDSVVRVKEIFGQTDVTIISQKFHNERAIYLANHFGVKAIGFNAKDVSGRYGLKVQLREYLARVKVFVDILFNVQPKFLGKSIEVK
- a CDS encoding L-serine ammonia-lyase; the encoded protein is MSQFISVFDMLKIGVGPSSSHTLGPWRAAQQWIEKLKKERVFNTIDGIKIDLYGSLSLTGTGHATDLAVLLGLSGTDPEYIPVDSIETIINKIKETKRLHFNAEKQLVFSIENVVFNKNFLPFHSNGLIFRGFCKGKEISTETYYSIGGGFVIQEEIKVTQDTEINEVNFPYPINRATQLEDYCEKEGKNISEIVYQNELVLKSSEEIDAELKRVWDTMLECMYIGCHTDGILPGGLNVKRRAFDTHTKLIKDATYNNQQEWITAIRSTEVKFREILKWVSCLALSVNEVNAALGRVVTAPTNGSAGVIPAVLMYYLVIENHKADFEHIKKFLLVAGEIGSVFKKNATISAAMGGCQAEIGVSSAMAAGALTELLGGSPGQCLVAAEIAMEHHLGLTCDPIGGLVQIPCIERNAMGAIKAINATELALETNPKESLVPLDKVIDTMWETAKDMNRKYKETSEGGLAITVGLAAC